Proteins encoded in a region of the Malaciobacter mytili LMG 24559 genome:
- the atpA gene encoding F0F1 ATP synthase subunit alpha has product MGAKIQADEISSIIKERIENFELNVDVNETGKIISLADGIAQVYGLKNVMAGELVEFENGERGLASNLEESSVGIVVLGKGDGLREGTSCKRLGKLLETPVGDAMIGRVVNALGEPIDGKGAIEATETRFVEEKAPGIMARKSVHEPLQTGIKAIDALVPIGRGQRELIIGDRQTGKTTVAIDTILNQKGENVVCIYVAIGQKSSSVASVVRTLEENGAMDYTIVVNAGASESSALQFLAPYTGVTIGEYFRDNGKHALIVYDDLSKHAVAYREMSLLLRRPPGREAFPGDVFYIHSRLLERAAKMSDNLGAGSMTALPIIETQAGDVAAYIPTNVISITDGQIFLETNLFNSGIRPAINVGLSVSRVGGAAQIKATKQVAGTLKLSLAQYRELEAFAQFASDLDESTRRELELGQRMVEVLKQGVNKPLVIEKQIVIIYAGTKGYLNDVAVKDVVKFENELHAFFEQKYSNILDAIKSKQKIDDETESALKSALDEFKTVFNAN; this is encoded by the coding sequence ATGGGTGCAAAGATTCAAGCTGATGAAATCAGTTCTATTATAAAAGAAAGAATCGAAAACTTTGAATTAAACGTTGATGTAAACGAAACAGGTAAAATTATCTCTTTAGCAGATGGTATTGCACAAGTTTACGGTCTTAAAAACGTTATGGCTGGGGAACTGGTTGAGTTTGAAAATGGTGAGAGAGGATTAGCTTCTAACTTAGAAGAGTCTTCAGTTGGTATTGTTGTTCTTGGAAAAGGTGACGGATTAAGAGAAGGTACATCTTGTAAAAGACTTGGAAAATTATTAGAAACACCAGTTGGTGATGCTATGATTGGAAGAGTTGTAAATGCTTTAGGTGAACCAATTGATGGTAAAGGTGCTATTGAAGCAACTGAAACAAGATTTGTTGAAGAAAAAGCTCCTGGAATTATGGCAAGAAAATCTGTACATGAGCCATTACAAACTGGTATTAAAGCAATTGATGCACTAGTTCCAATTGGAAGAGGACAAAGAGAGCTTATCATTGGAGATAGACAAACTGGAAAAACAACAGTTGCAATTGATACAATTCTTAACCAAAAAGGTGAGAATGTTGTTTGTATTTATGTTGCAATTGGACAAAAATCATCTTCTGTTGCTTCAGTAGTTAGAACATTAGAAGAAAATGGTGCAATGGATTATACTATCGTTGTAAATGCTGGTGCTTCTGAATCTTCAGCTTTACAATTCTTAGCTCCATATACAGGTGTTACAATTGGTGAATATTTTAGAGACAATGGTAAACATGCATTAATCGTATATGATGATTTATCAAAACATGCAGTTGCATATAGAGAAATGTCTTTATTATTAAGAAGACCTCCAGGTAGAGAGGCATTCCCAGGGGATGTATTCTATATTCACTCAAGACTATTAGAAAGAGCAGCAAAAATGAGTGATAATTTAGGTGCAGGTTCTATGACTGCATTACCAATTATTGAAACTCAAGCTGGTGACGTTGCTGCATATATTCCAACAAACGTAATTTCAATTACAGATGGACAAATATTCTTAGAAACAAATCTATTTAACTCAGGGATTAGACCTGCTATTAACGTAGGTTTATCAGTATCTAGGGTTGGGGGTGCTGCGCAAATTAAAGCTACTAAGCAAGTTGCAGGTACACTAAAATTATCATTAGCACAATATAGAGAACTTGAAGCATTCGCACAGTTCGCATCTGATCTTGATGAATCAACAAGAAGAGAGTTAGAACTTGGACAAAGAATGGTTGAAGTATTAAAACAAGGTGTTAATAAACCATTAGTTATTGAAAAACAAATTGTTATCATTTATGCTGGTACAAAAGGTTACTTAAATGATGTAGCTGTAAAAGATGTTGTAAAATTCGAAAATGAATTACACGCATTCTTTGAGCAAAAATATTCAAATATTTTAGACGCAATCAAATCTAAACAAAAAATTGATGATGAGACTGAGTCTGCATTAAAATCTGCATTAGATGAGTTTAAAACTGTATTCAATGCAAATTAA
- the atpC gene encoding ATP synthase F1 subunit epsilon encodes MDTIRLSIVTPNGEIFNDDVKTVTLPGKEGEFGVLPGHSSLVSSLTVGVIVIEKANSTEAVAINWGHVKVNESSVDVLVDGAIALTQGEDSNTAKNIEAAKELVNSVKDSNVSLASVEAKINSFA; translated from the coding sequence ATGGATACAATTAGATTATCAATAGTTACACCAAACGGAGAAATCTTTAATGATGACGTTAAAACTGTAACTCTTCCTGGAAAAGAGGGAGAGTTCGGTGTTCTTCCAGGACACTCATCACTAGTTTCTTCTTTAACAGTTGGTGTAATTGTTATTGAAAAAGCAAATTCTACTGAGGCTGTTGCTATTAACTGGGGACATGTTAAAGTAAATGAAAGTTCTGTTGATGTACTAGTTGATGGTGCTATTGCATTAACTCAAGGTGAAGATTCTAATACTGCTAAAAATATTGAAGCAGCAAAAGAATTAGTTAATTCTGTAAAAGATTCTAACGTTTCACTTGCTTCTGTTGAAGCGAAAATTAACTCATTCGCGTAA
- a CDS encoding energy transducer TonB, with protein MLNFSSSDKSNFYLSGLLSLFIYIFVFVLFILYIDSSNAKIYDSSKKVTVLELDIVLSDIQNKELSSKSAKPQEEKVVEKSASKSAEQKANLKSLFANVDTKAIETVKQEVNNVQSSSTSSRFKSKFERESKNSKEVDVSKILEDVEAKQRKLSISTSSKYENDPYYSKIHEILAQRWNPILIEDGLEAKILVIIYSDGEFDYRVLKYSTNEKFDTLLKEFLEEQKTLSYPPHNKGSKTNIEVTFKSKG; from the coding sequence ATGTTAAATTTTTCATCTTCAGATAAGAGTAACTTTTATTTATCTGGTCTTTTATCTTTATTTATTTATATTTTTGTTTTTGTACTTTTTATTTTGTATATTGATAGTTCAAATGCTAAAATTTATGACTCATCTAAAAAAGTCACTGTTTTAGAATTAGATATTGTTTTAAGTGATATTCAAAATAAAGAGTTAAGTTCAAAATCTGCAAAACCTCAAGAGGAAAAAGTTGTAGAAAAATCAGCTTCAAAAAGTGCTGAACAAAAAGCAAATTTAAAATCATTATTTGCAAATGTGGATACAAAAGCTATTGAAACAGTAAAACAAGAAGTCAATAATGTTCAATCTTCTTCAACTTCAAGTAGATTTAAATCAAAATTTGAAAGAGAGTCTAAAAATTCAAAAGAAGTTGATGTTTCTAAAATCTTAGAGGATGTAGAAGCAAAACAAAGAAAGTTGTCAATTTCCACTTCTTCAAAATATGAAAATGATCCATATTATTCAAAGATACATGAAATATTAGCTCAAAGATGGAATCCCATTTTAATTGAAGATGGATTAGAAGCTAAGATTTTAGTTATTATTTATAGTGATGGAGAGTTTGATTATAGAGTTTTAAAATATTCGACTAATGAAAAATTTGATACTCTTCTAAAAGAGTTTTTAGAAGAACAAAAAACTCTTTCTTACCCTCCTCACAATAAAGGTAGTAAAACTAATATTGAGGTAACATTTAAATCTAAAGGATAA
- a CDS encoding F0F1 ATP synthase subunit B family protein, with protein MLDISPVLLLSSGIIFLLVVARLNSCLFKPLLKHMDDRAESIKRDLENAKSNSANVDGMLAEANDVIAAAKKEAAAIRDKAYNEAKVNADAKLANAKADLEVKTEEFAKNLQVETQTLKNSLMASMPQFNESLKAKLSSI; from the coding sequence ATGTTAGACATAAGTCCTGTATTGTTGCTTAGCTCTGGTATCATCTTTTTGTTAGTTGTTGCTAGACTAAACAGTTGTCTATTCAAGCCTCTACTTAAGCATATGGATGATAGAGCGGAATCTATTAAAAGAGATTTGGAAAATGCAAAGTCAAACAGTGCTAACGTAGATGGCATGCTGGCTGAAGCAAATGATGTGATTGCTGCTGCAAAAAAAGAAGCAGCTGCAATTAGAGATAAAGCTTACAATGAAGCTAAAGTTAATGCTGATGCAAAACTTGCAAATGCAAAAGCAGATTTAGAAGTGAAAACTGAAGAGTTTGCAAAAAATTTACAAGTGGAAACACAAACATTAAAAAATTCATTAATGGCTTCTATGCCTCAGTTCAATGAGAGCTTAAAAGCTAAGCTTAGCTCAATATAA
- a CDS encoding MotA/TolQ/ExbB proton channel family protein yields MIDTILNYLGNSSAITIFVLVLLSAYLVAVFWIFIYRLISINALLTNEKKSLESLTSRNTAVNPLSSLYKCSNGSSSKHILHACEISIIKDASVGISSLSIISSTSPFVGLFGTVVGILESFAKFSSHSKVGFSVIAPAISEALVATAAGIFVAIFAYTFHQILVRKVYELNTYIKAQAEILVAKG; encoded by the coding sequence ATGATTGATACGATATTAAATTATCTAGGTAATAGTAGTGCTATCACAATTTTTGTGTTAGTGCTGCTATCTGCTTACTTAGTTGCAGTTTTTTGGATTTTTATATATAGATTAATCTCAATAAATGCACTTTTAACTAATGAAAAAAAATCTTTAGAATCTTTAACTTCAAGAAATACAGCAGTAAACCCATTGTCATCTTTATATAAATGTTCAAATGGAAGTAGTTCAAAGCATATTTTACATGCTTGCGAAATTTCTATAATTAAAGATGCGAGTGTTGGAATCTCTTCTTTATCTATTATTTCTTCAACTTCACCATTTGTTGGTTTATTTGGTACAGTTGTTGGTATTTTGGAATCATTTGCAAAATTCTCATCTCATTCTAAAGTTGGATTTTCAGTTATTGCACCAGCAATAAGTGAAGCTTTAGTTGCAACAGCTGCAGGAATTTTTGTAGCAATTTTTGCATATACTTTTCATCAAATATTAGTTAGAAAAGTTTATGAGTTAAATACTTATATAAAGGCACAAGCTGAAATTTTAGTTGCTAAAGGTTAA
- the atpG gene encoding ATP synthase F1 subunit gamma, with protein sequence MANLKEIKLKINSVKNTQKTTKAMKLVSSAKLTRTRQLSEQARSYANKINDVLSDIANRVSKIHEDGNVSKAFIPNENPKTVDIVFVTADKGLCGGFNMITIKTVNKIKAQYEAKGAKVRFRAVGRKGIDFFSFQGVELAQKVSDLSSAPDYDRAADFIKEVVADFNNGVTDKVVLVYNGFLNMLTQELKVRDLLPISLNNVSVSENESSMLEIEPDDDEEVLNELTAKYIDFNMYYSLIDSLAAEHSARMQAMEAATNNAKERVNSLTVEYNKARQAAITTELIEIISGVEALK encoded by the coding sequence ATGGCTAACTTAAAAGAGATTAAATTAAAAATTAACAGTGTTAAGAATACTCAGAAGACAACAAAAGCTATGAAGCTTGTATCTTCTGCTAAACTTACTAGAACTAGACAGTTATCTGAACAAGCTAGAAGTTATGCAAATAAGATTAATGATGTTCTTTCTGATATCGCAAATAGAGTTAGCAAAATTCATGAAGATGGTAATGTTAGTAAAGCATTTATTCCTAATGAAAACCCAAAAACAGTTGATATTGTTTTTGTTACAGCTGACAAAGGTCTTTGCGGTGGTTTTAATATGATTACAATTAAAACTGTTAATAAAATCAAAGCTCAGTATGAGGCAAAAGGTGCTAAAGTTAGATTTAGAGCAGTTGGAAGAAAAGGAATTGATTTCTTCTCTTTTCAAGGTGTTGAACTAGCACAAAAAGTTTCAGATTTATCATCTGCACCTGATTATGATAGAGCAGCAGATTTTATTAAAGAAGTTGTTGCAGATTTTAATAATGGAGTTACTGATAAAGTAGTTCTAGTATACAACGGGTTTTTAAATATGTTAACTCAAGAACTTAAAGTAAGAGACTTATTACCTATTAGTTTAAATAATGTTTCTGTTTCTGAAAATGAAAGTTCTATGTTAGAAATTGAACCTGATGATGATGAAGAAGTATTAAATGAATTAACTGCAAAATATATTGATTTTAATATGTATTATTCATTAATAGACTCTTTAGCAGCAGAACATTCTGCTAGAATGCAAGCTATGGAAGCTGCAACTAATAATGCAAAAGAGAGAGTTAATTCTTTAACAGTTGAATATAATAAAGCTAGACAAGCTGCAATTACAACAGAGCTGATAGAGATTATCAGTGGTGTTGAAGCATTAAAATAA
- a CDS encoding biopolymer transporter ExbD, with product MYDFNQKPDLNITPLVDIMLVLLAILMVTAPVLEFEEPINLPSGSKTQQVKNIKKVTIFINKNRVIKIDKNSYEMNNFPDSFILYAKSKNRETPIHIRADKSLLYDDIIYVLKTVKEAGFYKVSLITDG from the coding sequence ATGTATGATTTTAACCAAAAACCTGATTTAAATATTACACCTTTAGTAGATATTATGCTTGTACTTCTTGCAATTTTAATGGTTACTGCACCAGTTTTGGAGTTTGAAGAACCTATTAACCTACCATCAGGAAGCAAAACACAACAAGTTAAAAATATAAAAAAAGTTACTATATTTATAAATAAAAATAGAGTTATTAAAATTGATAAAAACAGTTATGAAATGAATAATTTCCCTGATAGCTTTATTTTATATGCAAAATCTAAAAATAGAGAGACTCCTATACATATAAGAGCTGATAAAAGTTTATTATATGATGATATTATATATGTTTTAAAAACAGTAAAAGAAGCAGGTTTTTATAAAGTTTCTCTTATTACGGATGGTTGA
- a CDS encoding ParB/RepB/Spo0J family partition protein, with amino-acid sequence MALGRGLGELLGEVEIAYEKGNKNDYSRKGSIVELDVNSIKSNPNQPRKIFDEDKLKELSDSIVAHGLLQPIAVIQNEYDSYTLISGERRLRAHKLAQLDTIKAIILDTEEFKLRELALIENIQRDDLNIIELAYSYAQLINEHNITHEELSKKVFKSRTSITNTLRLLQLTSYVQQLLANDKISAGHAKVMLGLNEAEQKLVADSVVGQKLSVRETEKLVKDLKTPSTKKVHNNKKSTSTYDFNPLKNVLETLKNNDLKVKAEKNYFKIEITSQEDIEKISNYFRNTL; translated from the coding sequence ATGGCATTAGGAAGAGGTCTAGGAGAATTACTGGGTGAAGTTGAAATTGCTTATGAAAAAGGCAATAAAAATGATTATTCAAGAAAAGGTTCTATTGTTGAATTAGATGTAAATTCAATTAAGTCAAATCCAAATCAACCTAGAAAAATTTTTGATGAAGATAAATTAAAAGAATTAAGTGATTCTATTGTTGCACATGGTTTATTACAACCTATAGCTGTAATACAAAATGAGTATGATAGTTACACTTTAATCTCAGGTGAAAGAAGATTAAGAGCACATAAATTGGCTCAATTGGATACAATTAAAGCAATTATTCTTGATACTGAAGAGTTTAAATTAAGAGAATTGGCTCTTATTGAAAATATTCAAAGAGATGATTTAAATATAATTGAGTTAGCATATTCTTATGCTCAACTTATAAATGAACATAATATTACACATGAAGAATTATCTAAAAAAGTATTTAAAAGTAGAACTTCTATTACTAATACTTTAAGATTATTACAATTAACTTCTTATGTACAACAATTGTTAGCAAATGATAAAATAAGTGCTGGACATGCAAAAGTTATGTTAGGGTTAAATGAAGCTGAACAAAAGCTAGTAGCGGATTCTGTAGTGGGTCAAAAACTATCAGTTAGAGAGACAGAAAAGTTAGTAAAAGATTTAAAAACACCAAGTACAAAAAAAGTACATAATAATAAAAAAAGTACATCTACATATGATTTTAATCCTTTAAAAAATGTTCTTGAAACATTAAAAAATAATGATTTGAAAGTTAAGGCCGAAAAAAATTATTTTAAAATTGAAATCACTTCTCAAGAAGATATAGAAAAAATTTCTAATTACTTTCGTAACACTTTATAA
- a CDS encoding ParA family protein: MTEIISIANQKGGVGKTTTAVNLSAALALRGKKVLLIDADPQSNATTSLGFHRDTYEYNLYHVMLGTKEINEIILDSEIENLKVAPSNIGLVGIEKEFYKNNKDRELILKRKIDPIKKDYDYIIIDSPPALGPITINTLSASNSVLIPIQCEFFALEGLAQLLNTIKLVKQTINRQLQIRGFLPTMYSSTNNLSKQVFADLAQHFESKLFKIDESSYVVIPRNIKLAESPSFGKPIMLYDENASGTKAYTNLARAIAG; encoded by the coding sequence ATGACAGAAATTATATCAATAGCTAATCAAAAGGGTGGTGTGGGAAAGACAACTACCGCTGTAAATCTTAGTGCTGCACTAGCTTTAAGAGGTAAAAAAGTACTTTTAATTGATGCTGACCCTCAATCAAATGCTACTACAAGTTTAGGTTTTCATAGGGATACTTATGAATACAATCTTTATCATGTTATGCTTGGAACAAAAGAAATAAATGAAATTATTTTAGACTCAGAAATTGAGAATTTAAAAGTAGCTCCATCAAATATTGGTTTAGTAGGAATTGAAAAAGAATTTTATAAAAATAATAAAGATAGAGAGCTGATTTTAAAAAGAAAAATTGATCCTATAAAAAAAGATTATGATTATATTATTATTGATTCACCTCCTGCTTTAGGACCAATAACAATTAATACTTTAAGCGCGTCAAATTCTGTTCTTATCCCTATTCAATGTGAATTTTTTGCATTAGAAGGATTGGCACAGTTATTAAATACTATTAAATTAGTTAAGCAAACTATAAATAGACAGTTACAAATTAGAGGTTTTTTACCTACTATGTATAGTTCTACTAATAATTTATCAAAACAAGTATTTGCTGATTTAGCTCAACATTTTGAAAGTAAACTTTTTAAAATTGATGAAAGTTCATATGTGGTTATACCAAGAAATATTAAATTAGCAGAATCTCCAAGTTTTGGAAAACCAATTATGCTTTATGATGAAAATGCATCAGGTACAAAAGCATATACAAATTTAGCAAGAGCAATAGCAGGATAA
- a CDS encoding biotin--[acetyl-CoA-carboxylase] ligase, producing MKIIRLNEIDSTHSYLKEYIKENSYTTPTCVVTSFQTNGIGSRGNSWTGVKGNLFFSFVFNKNELPLDLPMQSYSIYFSYILKQVLEKFGSKVWIKWPNDFYIENKKIGGTITTLSKELVYCGIGINLISVSSEYGNLDIALDVDNTLELYFDKLKKQLSWKQIFSEFKIEFQKSRKFKVTIDNQKKSLENAILNSDGSINIDNKKVFSLR from the coding sequence ATGAAAATTATAAGATTAAATGAAATAGATTCTACACACTCATACTTAAAAGAGTATATAAAAGAAAATTCATATACAACTCCTACTTGTGTAGTTACTTCTTTTCAAACAAATGGTATTGGAAGTAGGGGAAACAGTTGGACAGGAGTAAAAGGTAATCTTTTTTTCTCTTTTGTTTTTAATAAAAATGAGTTGCCTTTAGATTTACCTATGCAAAGTTATTCAATATATTTTTCATATATTTTAAAGCAAGTTTTAGAAAAATTTGGTTCAAAAGTATGGATAAAGTGGCCAAATGATTTTTATATTGAAAATAAAAAAATTGGAGGAACAATTACTACTTTATCAAAAGAATTAGTATATTGTGGAATAGGAATAAACTTAATTAGTGTAAGTAGTGAATATGGAAATTTAGATATAGCTTTAGATGTTGATAACACATTGGAACTCTATTTTGATAAATTGAAAAAACAACTTTCATGGAAGCAAATTTTTAGTGAGTTTAAGATAGAATTTCAAAAGAGTAGAAAATTTAAAGTAACAATAGATAATCAAAAAAAATCATTGGAAAATGCCATTTTAAATAGCGATGGTTCTATAAATATAGATAATAAAAAGGTTTTTAGTTTACGATGA
- a CDS encoding F0F1 ATP synthase subunit delta gives MVDLVAKRYVKALLDGREVASVSSLSDELSLIASAYNDEKFVAIISSTEVKNSNKVELIISLVDNCSNTLKNLIKLLSDNKRLDIVPAIAKELKAQLSIINNSYTGVVYTNKELAAEYISSIEKEFSKKFNVDLSLSQNVCDYNGIKVDIDGLGVEISFSKDRLKSQMIDHILKAV, from the coding sequence ATGGTTGATTTAGTAGCAAAAAGATATGTAAAAGCTTTATTAGATGGAAGAGAAGTTGCATCTGTTTCTTCTTTAAGTGATGAATTAAGTTTAATCGCTTCGGCTTATAATGATGAAAAATTTGTAGCTATTATATCATCTACTGAAGTTAAAAATAGTAATAAAGTAGAGTTAATTATCTCTTTAGTGGATAATTGTAGTAATACTTTAAAAAATCTAATTAAATTACTAAGTGATAATAAAAGATTAGATATTGTTCCAGCAATAGCTAAAGAGCTTAAAGCTCAACTTTCTATTATAAATAACTCTTACACTGGTGTTGTTTATACAAATAAAGAGTTAGCTGCTGAATATATTTCATCAATTGAAAAAGAATTTAGTAAAAAATTTAATGTAGATTTATCATTATCACAAAATGTTTGTGATTATAATGGTATTAAAGTTGATATCGATGGACTTGGGGTTGAAATATCTTTCTCTAAAGATAGATTAAAATCTCAAATGATTGATCATATTTTAAAAGCAGTTTAG
- the atpD gene encoding F0F1 ATP synthase subunit beta yields the protein MKGKIIQVMGPVVDVEFDGYLPEINEAIDVVFADANHDRLVLEVAAHIGDSRVRTIAMDMTEGLIRGQECNATGGPIQVPVGENVLGRIFNVIGEPVDEGEAIPADTPKWSIHRAAPTFEEQSTKTEMFETGIKVVDLLAPYSKGGKVGLFGGAGVGKTVIIMELIHNVAFKHSGYSVFAGVGERTREGNDLYHEMKDSNVLDKVALCYGQMNEPPGARNRIALTGLTMAEYFRDEKGLDVLMFVDNIFRFAQAGSEMSALLGRIPSAVGYQPTLAREMGALQERITSTSKGSITSVQAVYVPADDLTDPAPASVFAHLDATTVLNRKIAEKGIYPAVDPLDSTSRILSVDVLGEDHYNVARGVQSLLQKYKDLQDIIAILGMDELSESDKLVVDRARKIEKFLSQPFFVAEVFTGSPGKYVELKDTIAGFKGILDGKYDNIPEMAFYMVGGIDEALAKAEEMKSK from the coding sequence ATGAAAGGTAAAATTATTCAGGTAATGGGTCCTGTTGTAGACGTAGAGTTCGACGGATATTTACCAGAAATTAATGAAGCAATTGATGTTGTGTTCGCTGATGCAAATCATGATAGATTAGTACTTGAAGTTGCGGCACACATCGGTGATAGTAGAGTTAGAACTATTGCTATGGATATGACTGAAGGTTTAATTAGAGGTCAAGAGTGTAATGCTACTGGTGGACCAATCCAAGTTCCAGTAGGAGAAAACGTTTTAGGAAGAATTTTCAACGTAATTGGTGAGCCTGTAGATGAAGGTGAAGCAATTCCTGCTGATACTCCAAAATGGTCAATTCATAGAGCAGCTCCAACTTTCGAAGAGCAATCAACAAAAACAGAAATGTTTGAAACAGGTATCAAAGTAGTTGACCTTTTAGCTCCTTATTCAAAAGGTGGTAAAGTTGGACTATTCGGTGGTGCTGGAGTTGGTAAAACAGTTATTATTATGGAACTTATCCACAATGTTGCATTTAAACACTCTGGTTATTCAGTATTTGCAGGTGTTGGAGAAAGAACAAGAGAAGGGAATGACCTATATCACGAAATGAAAGATTCGAATGTTCTTGACAAAGTTGCCTTATGCTATGGTCAAATGAATGAGCCTCCAGGTGCAAGAAACAGAATTGCTTTAACTGGTCTTACAATGGCTGAATACTTTAGAGATGAAAAAGGTCTTGACGTATTAATGTTCGTTGATAATATCTTTAGATTTGCTCAAGCTGGTTCTGAGATGTCAGCGTTATTAGGAAGAATTCCTTCAGCGGTTGGATACCAACCAACATTAGCAAGAGAGATGGGTGCTTTACAAGAGAGAATTACTTCTACTTCTAAAGGTTCTATTACTTCTGTACAAGCAGTATATGTTCCTGCAGATGACTTAACTGACCCAGCTCCTGCATCAGTTTTCGCACACTTAGATGCAACAACAGTACTTAACAGAAAAATTGCTGAAAAAGGTATTTACCCAGCAGTTGATCCACTAGATTCAACTTCAAGAATCTTAAGTGTTGATGTATTAGGTGAAGATCACTATAACGTAGCTAGAGGTGTTCAATCTCTATTACAAAAATATAAAGATTTACAAGATATTATTGCTATTCTTGGTATGGATGAATTATCAGAATCAGATAAACTTGTAGTTGATAGAGCAAGAAAAATTGAAAAATTCTTATCTCAACCATTCTTCGTTGCTGAAGTATTTACAGGAAGCCCAGGTAAATATGTTGAATTAAAAGATACTATCGCTGGATTCAAAGGAATCTTAGATGGTAAATATGACAACATTCCTGAAATGGCATTCTATATGGTTGGTGGAATTGATGAAGCTTTAGCAAAAGCTGAGGAAATGAAATCAAAATAA
- a CDS encoding F0F1 ATP synthase subunit B yields MKKLLLLSLLALTPAILFASSEGAETDIVQRTVNFIIFAGILWYLLADKIKAFFAERSLSIQAELDKVQDTLKASKNKIDSAAKQLEDAKVLAAEIVENAKADIDSIKQKVAVAVDAEIAHLEKNFDEKVKIETRKAKKEVVAEVLEELFNSGDVELTQDELSNIVLKKVA; encoded by the coding sequence GTGAAAAAATTATTATTATTAAGTTTATTAGCTTTAACTCCTGCAATATTATTTGCTAGTAGTGAAGGTGCGGAAACAGATATAGTTCAAAGAACCGTTAACTTTATAATTTTTGCTGGAATTTTATGGTATTTATTAGCCGATAAAATTAAAGCTTTTTTTGCGGAAAGAAGTCTTTCTATTCAAGCTGAACTTGATAAAGTACAAGATACTTTAAAAGCTTCAAAAAATAAAATTGACTCTGCTGCAAAACAGCTTGAAGATGCAAAAGTTCTTGCTGCTGAGATAGTAGAAAATGCAAAAGCAGATATTGATTCAATCAAACAAAAAGTTGCTGTTGCAGTTGATGCTGAAATTGCTCACCTAGAGAAAAATTTTGATGAAAAAGTTAAAATTGAAACTAGAAAAGCTAAAAAAGAAGTAGTTGCTGAAGTTCTTGAAGAGCTATTTAATTCAGGCGATGTAGAATTAACTCAAGATGAGTTATCTAATATTGTACTTAAGAAGGTAGCATAA